The Haloplanus natans DSM 17983 DNA segment CTATCGCCCTCGAACGGGAGGTGCGTCCCGACGTCGTCGAGAACGTCGCGTCCCTGAACGTACGCGCTCGGAGCGTTGAACGTACGGGTCACGCCGGACCCTCCGGAAACGAGTCGTCCATACACGGTGTTCTCGACGACGGGGTCATCAAGCTATTCCGGGGTACGGAGGGCGATATATGCGACTGCCGTCGGAAGCGACGGGGCCGAACGGGAACACGACCGGCGCTCATCTGACGGTGTAGCCGCCGTCGATGACTATCGTCTCGCCTGTCATGTAGGACGACGCCTCCGACGCGAGATAGACGACGGTTCCCCCGAGGTCCTCGGGCGGGGCCATCTCTTCCATGAGCATCTCCGACAGCCACGCCTCCTCCATGTCGGGGTTCTCGGCGAGCAGTTCGTCTATCATCTCGGTCCGGATGTACCCCGGCGCGAGCGCGTTCGCCCGGATGTCGTATCCGGCCCATTCGGAGGCGAGTTGCCGCGTGAAGGAGACGACGCCGCCCTTCGAGGCGTGGTAGACGACCTCCTCCTGCGGGTAGTTGGCGACGAAAGCGGACATCGAGGCCATGTTGATGACGTTGCCGCCGTCGCCCTCTATCATCGCCCGTCCGGCGTGTTTCGTACAGAGGAACACGCCCGTCAGGTTCGTCCGGAGGACCTCGTTCCACGTCTCCAGCGACATC contains these protein-coding regions:
- a CDS encoding SDR family NAD(P)-dependent oxidoreductase, with the translated sequence MIGLDQFRLDGETAIVTGASRGIGRALAEALAEAGANVCVVSRSEADGQRAADEIADATGVETLAVRADVTDESAVEAMVEATLDTFGAIDVLVNNAGIARTAPAHEMSLETWNEVLRTNLTGVFLCTKHAGRAMIEGDGGNVINMASMSAFVANYPQEEVVYHASKGGVVSFTRQLASEWAGYDIRANALAPGYIRTEMIDELLAENPDMEEAWLSEMLMEEMAPPEDLGGTVVYLASEASSYMTGETIVIDGGYTVR